aaacgatttagaAGCACAGAAAGCTATGTGTTTCCAAAAGCATAtcagcctcactctctctctctctctctatatagtagCGGTTCTTTCAGGGTTGAGCAAGTTGCCGTTGAATAGTATAACCTAATGTGTAAATCTAATGACTAAAAAATCGATAGTAAAAgagcccaaatactattaataatattccagctcaactctctctccctccgccccctctcctctctctctctctctctctctctctctctctctctatatatatatatatatatatatatatatatatgaatcagaTTGTAAAACAAACAAACTAAAATAGACTTTGTTGCAAAAtgggttaaaaaaaattatattatcttataaactgtttggttaattttatttttaagaagcctttttactcaaaaaaaaaaaaggcccatTGGAAGCTCTCCGGTTATGGGCCTGTTTCGGTGCACATAAAGTGCTTTTCATGTTGAAATTAActtttagttaaattaaaatttgtaaaattttatttttttttattgttatttgatAAAAAGTTGTTGACTTGAAAgtgtaactattttttattatttgataaaaatctaaaatatttaatttttatttttttaattgattataattttataatattatacgAGCAAAATAATTTACGGCATTATAAAGTTACAAGCAAATTTAATTTacgttaaattaaataataaaaataaatatttgtggTAAAAGATAGatatgttattttatatttaccgtaaaataaatatacgctaataaaagaataataaagtaaaatttttattaaaaaattaaaaaccaatactttttttttttggaattaagaTGTACAGAGTTTTACGGCAAACTCGTCGGAAAGAGTCCTCCATTATAAAGCACCAAACTGGGAGCTCCGAGGACTTCTATAAAAAGGAGTTGATCTTTCGCCGCAAAGAAGACGTCGCCTCACCCCGCACGGAACGAACCCGACGCCCCCCTTCTTCTTCACACTTCTCCAGCAAAACCAAAAACCCTAGTACGATTCCTCTCCATCCgaccccctctccctctcttcttcgccctcctcccctcctcctccgaaACCCTAGAATAGCCCGATGACCTCTCCAATGGAGCTCCTCCGCTCCCACCTCTCCAAGGTCCGCATCCCCGAGCCCACCAACCGCATCTACAAGCAGGAGTGTTGCATCTCCTTCGACTCTCCGGTACGATTCCCTTCGTCTGCAGTGTCTCTccgatctcttcttcttccttctacTCGAATCTGATCTTAGATCCCCTTCGATTGTGCTCAGAGGTCGGAGGGAGGCCTATTCGTCGACCTCTTCACTTTTCTAGCATTCGGAAAGGAGTATGTTGGATGGAACTATGAGAAGACCGGGAACCCCGTCTACCTCCACATCCAGCAGCGTAGGAAGCCGGTCCCTGAGGACCGGCCGCTGAAGAAACCCACCCTCCTCGCAATCGGTACATTGCTTAGATTGCCCTTTTGGTAAAATTGTTGAGTCTGTGGAGGGTTTGCGTCATTGTTGCAGCTCAATTTATCACGAATTCTAGATGGTTGATTAAACTAGCAAAGTTTACTAGTGTTCTTTGCCTATATCTATGAATGTATAATCACCTTGTTAAAGCTTAAGTAAGTGAAGACACCAATTGGGACCAAGCGATAACAATACACTCTAAACAGGAGATAGTCGCAGTTTTGCGTTGTCGAGCTAAAATTAGTAAGACACACAGTTCATCTGGAAAAAGAGATGTAAGGATATGGTAATTCCGTCTCTCCATCATTTGAAATAGTTAAAGTGGACAAAATTGAAGGCATGTCTAGAAATCCCTGAATTATAGAATTTGAAAGTGGACGCAAATTGTTTCATATAGTTATATTCTtctgaaaaagataaaaaacttTAACGCAAGGTGCTTAGTCCAACTCATACACATAGTCATGTACATATGAATTGTAGTGGAAGtgctctaaattttttttccatgatTGACAGGTGTGGAGGGAGGATTTGACAATCAAGAACCTGAATATGAAGAAACTTACAGTATTGTTATACTGCCTGACTTTGTTTCTCTTCCATTTCCTTCTGTTGAATTGCCAGAGAAGGTATACATTACTTTTGATGTTAAAGCCAGATTATAATGCAATTTTCTAGAATCGAACTATGAATATTGTGGAAGCTGTGCAGGTGAGACTAGCAGTTGATGCCATTTTACTCGCTGAAGGTGCTGAGCGCAGAGAGCAGTTAGCATCTTGGACTGCTGGGAAGAAGAAAGTCAGTGCTTATGCCATGACCCTGCAACAGATTGATAATGGTGTTATTGTGCCTCCTTCTGGGTGGAAATGTAGCAAATGCAATAAAACTGATAATCTCTGGTTGAATTTGACTGATGGAATGATCCTTTGCGGAAGGAGAAATTGGGATGGGAGTGGTGGCAATGACCATGCCATTGAACATTACAAAGAGACAAACTATCCTCTTGCCGTAAAATTAGGAACTATTACTGCTGACTTGGAAGCTGCAGGTAACATGATTGAGCTACTGTTTAGTATGAATAAGTTAGTTCAGCGTCTGCTGTAATAAGCTTTCCTTATgatgatatataatttttaccaaattttgtGGCAGCTCAGATGTTTTCTCTTATCCGGAGGATGATAGTGTTGAAGATCCTTTATTAGCTCAGCACTTGTCGCATTTTGGCATTGACTTTTCATCAATGCAAAAGGTTAGTGTAGTCATTACTAGTACGTAGAAtctctttttccctttgttTTGGGCTTCTCTCTTTTccattaattagtatattttttcgGGACCTTTCTTGTTCGTTGCATAGAGATAAAGACAACTTCCTTATACCAAATTGATCATCTTGTCTATTTTAACATGTCTTGTTTGCAGACTGAGATGACTACTGCTGAAAGGGAGCTTGATCAGAACACCAATTTTGACTGGAATAGGATCCAGGAGAGTGGACAAGAAGTGGAACCTTTATTTGGACCAGGCTATACTGGATTAATCAATTTGGGAAATAGGTAATAGAAAGGGTGGTTGAAAGGTTTTGGCATATTTGCGTCGTCTTTGTAGCATGTTCAGCATACAAATAAGGCAATCTTTTTACTATATTCATTATCTTCAGCTGCTATATGGCGTCGGTAATGCAAGTAATGTTTACAACTCATTCTTTCATCTCAAGGTGCGTACAATGTGGTATTAAGAgagattatttttgataaaattttggacTTCACTTCTTTTGATATCTGATCCATTTACAACCCCCATCCCTCCATATGCTTTACTGCAGATACTATGAAAAGCAGAGCTTGAAAGCAGCATTTGCGATGGCTCCTGCTGATCCAACGTTAGAATTGAATACACAATTGTAAGTTGGAAATTTGCTATCATACAGATGTTATGAAGTGATTAAATGTTCCAAATATAGGCTGATTAGGTTATCAAcgttcttttagaaaaaaaatcatactatACTTTACGATGCGTGTCATGACTTCGACAGGTTATGCAATTTgagattataattattttaaactgTTTTATTTGGTGTCATGTGTATGTATATGGCATTTTTCAAAGATGTACGAATAtgcttttttttcactttttgctgaattttcaatttattgTTGTTTGTGGATTTCTGTAGGCAGTGCATACTGTTCTGTCGTCTCTAGCACAGTAGTGATTTTCTCTCCAGGTGTTGTCTTTTCTAAGTATTTTGGGGTAATGGATGTGCTTTCTTCCATGTTCGTGGCACTAAAATGGATCAGAAATGAGTTTGTACTTGTTCAGACACATTGTTGCCCTTTTCTttgtttaatatattaaaattttggacaAATTTTCCCTTTATATGAATTTTCATATTGTAAGGAAATATGCAGTCATTGCTGTCAATTTGGAATAATTTTTGTGGAAGAAATCTTTGTCATGGTAATGAATATGCATGTTGCATTAGATTCACGTGTTATAAAGTgatgcttcttttcttttattggcATACGAACAATATTTGAATGCTGACAATTGGAAAATATTTACTAACGCATAGTTTACATCTTCACCTACATGCATTAATAGAAGTCTGTTTTTCTAGGACGAAGCTTGGGCATGGGTTGCTGTCCGGTAGATACTCTCAACCAGCTAAGGAGGTATGCATAGAATCTTCTTGTGACCAGCTGTTCCTCACCCCTTTGGCAGATTAATGATATACTGTTTTCCAAACAGACGGATGAAGTGGGAAATTCTAAAGCCACAATATCAAGTACTGTAAGTTTTCCTTTATTTCTTGTTCCCTTTTGCTAGTTTGCAACTGCATTGCTGGTACTTCAAAGAATATGTTTATAAAAGTAATAAAACAACCTAACCTCGACATGGACGTACCTCACTGAAAATATTCAAAAGCGGGCACCTTGCTCGTGACTCTAGAAAATGGTTCATAACGCGGGTTGGCATCTGGCTGTTTTAAATAATCAGTTTCTTTCAGTATGGAAGAATATCATTATAGAGCCACTATTATGTCTGATCAGGTATTATTATGCAGCATTTAACACCTCCTCCATTGAACAAACAACAAATGGAAGATAAAAATTCACTTCAAAATTTTCTCTCCCACTAAAATGAGATTTTGGCTTCAAATTTCAGCCTTGAATTTTGACCTATTAATGCAGttcatatttcatttttttaatgaacCCCTCCTAGCAATGTAGAGATATGATGCTAAGATGCTATATGGATTGTAGTTGCGCAACTTTCTAGCCTTTTCTATTATCATGACTCAACAGCAATCAATACTGCGACTATGAATGCAGCAGAGCAATGCTTCAGTTTAAGCACTTGCTATTTATATTTAGAGAGCTTCATGGCAGCTACAAATATGTTGGACATAATCTGTTTGGGATTTGACAAGTTTATCATGCTTATGTTTGAATCATTATGTCATAGGTTTTGTTGTGTCTGCTAAATTATTTTGGGTTTTAAGTGTTTAACAAAACAATAGTGAAGCTGATTTCAGCAAGTTGAAAGTCCAATGACCCGAAAATATTATAGCTGAAAGCTATTGATCTATTAGTCAATTGAAACGTagatattaaaattgatatatttggATTCATATTTTTTGTGGGGTTTATTATGTGTTTGATTATCTTATTTTCtgaataatttttttccatTACAGAACCAGGAAGGTATCCCCCCTCGCATGTTTAAAGCAGTTGTTGCTGCTAACCACCCCGAATTTTTAAGTATGAGGCAACAGGTTAGTTCAGCTATGTGAGTTGTAAGCAAGCAATTGGTTTAGTCAACTTGTGTAGTTACTGCTATATGGATTGACTATTCATTTGTTCTCTCAATTTTCTTCATAATCCCTATTACCAATCTCGGAGTACTCGCTAGATTAAACAATTGTTATTAGAAGTCTATCGATTTCTAGGAAAATCAGATGTCAAAAATCCCACTGAGAAGAATCATAACTACAAACAGAAAGAACCATTTTTATGCTTTCTTGTATATTTTATAGCTATATGATAGGATTTTACGGTTGCGTAGCTCTGTAGTGGTTAATCTTCACTGAAGAGCCATTTTAATGAAGAAAATGGCATTTTAATGAAGAAAATGGTTTGTGTGATTTTGACACtacataaaattttgttttgacaGTTTATATAATTGTAAAGTCATACTTTGCAATCCTTCTGCGCCAGGTCGTTGTTTCATCATAGGAAatacattcattcaacttttAAGATATTTCTGAACTAGCTATATTGATTGCTTTATAGGATGCCCTGGAGTTTTTCCTACATCTACTTGACCAAGTTGAACGTGCAAATGCTGGAAAACCTGAATTAGATCCTTCACGGAGTTTCAAGTTCATTATTGAAGAGAGGCTCCAATGTCCTTCCGGAAAGGTCGCTTACAATAGAAGATCTGACTATATTCTTTCCTTGAATATACCTTTACATGCCGCCACCAATAAAGGTAACTTTTTCTGAGGTTAACGTTATCTtttagattcatttttgaaCCTTAGTTTTGATGCCTCGCTGTGAAAATTCAGAACAGCTGGAAACATTTCAAAAGATGAAAGCTGAGATGAACTTGGAAAGCAAGGAAATGTAAACGACACCGaccttttatatatttgtatacCATTACCACATTACATTTCTGTTTAGAATTACATTATGTAAAAATGTTATTCTaagtttctccttttttttttctctatcagAGCTagtgatgaaattgtgcgaccAAGAGTGCCTTTGGAAGCATGCTTAGCAAACTTTTCTGCTCCAGAGGAGGTGTTTGATTTTTACAGCACTGCACTAAATGCTAAGACCACTGCAATCAAGTAAGTAGGCACATACCAAGGTCATGGTTACATATATTCTTTTGCTACATGGATATAACTCACAGTTATAAACTTCTGCCTACATGAAGCACTCGATATAAAGATCGAAGGAACTTTTCTCATTTGTATGTCCATTGCAGTACGAATGTAGGATTTCCTTAACATACTAGATTTACTATCAAGCTTTAGCCTTTTGAAGTTGCTACCATATACTGCATTACCGAGTTCCTTCTCCTCTCACGTTATCTCTTTATACTTATAATACCTCGATGCAAGGACTAAAGAAAATGATATTCGGGAGTACTTTTGCATCTGATTCCATCTTAATTTTTTCCGGCTTTGCAGAACTGCTGCTTTGACAACATTCCCTGATTACCTCGTGTTGCACATGCGCAAGTTTGTGATGGAGGAAGGATGGGTGCCAAAAAAGCTcggtagttttattttttgtttattttctttcctaTTCTGCGCAATTCAAGAATACGTGAATTTTCCTTTCTCTTATTCAAATTAATCCATATTATGTTGAAAATGCTGTCATTCTAGTTGTAGTATGTGGCTTTACCACTCAACTCTCTCTGTTTCAGATGTGTACATAGATGTACCTGACATAATTGACATATCACACATGCGCAGCAAAGGGTTGCAACCAGGAGAAGAACTACTACCAGAGACGGGTATGCTTAGTTTTTGAAGCttgatataatttgaatttgagaagTAGAATATGCATGGTTGATTTCTTTGGGCTTATACTTGGGATGATAAGTTGCTTGAAATTACTGATAATTGTTATCCAGTTTCTGGTGGGGAGAATGCGGAGTCTACCCATGTTACTGCAGACGAGGATATTGTATCCAAGCTTGCAAGCATGGGTTTTAATTATTTCCACTGTCAGAAAGCTGCTATTAAGACCTCAAATGCTGGTGTTGAGGAAGCAATGACCTGGTTGTTGTCTCACATGGATGACCCAGGTTGGTCATTGAgtattaagaaatttttttataagctCGCCAATGTGTGTCTAGTTTTTAGAAGGAAGCTATCTGCTTCCAAATAGCAAATTTTCAAAGCAAATTTTCAATAGCAAGGAAATTGTGAATGGACTTGATATGAATTGTGCTTTAATTGTAGATATAGATGATCCTATATCCAATGATTCACGGGCTTCGGAGGCAGTGGTTGTTGATGAAGCAAGCGTCGAAACTTTAATTTCATTTGGATTTCAAGAAGACCTTGCTCGAAAAGCATTGAAGGCTTCTGTAAGATTCTGGCTTAATAATTTACCTTTTATATACAGAACCGGACGTCAGTTATTTTCCAATCCTCTTAGCACAATTGAGGCAATCTTCAGTAGCAGCTGTAACATTAGCTGACTTTTCTCTTTGATGATCCTGTTTCCTTTACTGGTGTCCaccatttctcctttttttttttttttatatatatctgtcAAATCATTTGACAAAACCGTGAAAGTCTCTTTTCAGTGTGTGTGCGTGTTAACTGCTTCCTTTTTGTTCTAACATTGCATAGGGTGGGAACATCGAGAAAGCAACAGACTGGATATTTAGCCATCCAGAAGCTTCAAGTTCAATGGATACCGATACTGCATCTAGCACTGCTCAGTCTGCTGATGTTCCGGGATTGCCGGATGGGAGTGGCAGTCAGTTTCTTTGACCTTTTTCTTCTATCATTTTTTCCAAGTATATTTGATCCTCAAAAAGTTTGTTGGAGATCAAATTTAGTCAGGCCTTCATTTAGAACTATTTCGCTCCGCAGGATACAAGCTGATGGGACTGGTGAGCCACATTGGCACCTCGACTCAATGCGGTCACTATGTTGCTCACATCTATAAAGATGGCAGATGGGTAATCTTCAATGATAGCAAGGTCGGGGCGTCCGTAAAACCCCCAAAGGACATGGGCTACCTCTACTTCTTCGAGAGGATCAACAGTTAGAAAACCCAAACATGTTTCCATCTTGCCTGCAGCACAAGAGGGACTATAAAAATACTTCCATGGTGAACAGTTGAATCTCCTGTGCTCGGGTATTCGCAGCCAGCTTAATACATGATGCATGACTAAAAACATTTGTTGGCAATAAGAGCATTCTTTTGGTCCTGAGAACATTGTTTCCATTGTTGCTCCCTGTTCTGATATTTGCTTCCGTTCTCTGACACGCAGGTGATTGATATATTGCTACTCTTTGGTATCGAGTTGTGTCTATACATACTGTTGTATGATGTGCTCCAGGTTTTATATCGCTACTATAGAGTTATGGTAATGTTCGAATTGCTTAAAAGTCTCAATGGTTCTTTCTTTCGGTCGGGGGTGGCCCACATTACGACTGTTTTAGTGGGGCTCTCAAATTCTGCGTGGAGTGCCGCCCCAGCAAAACCAGAGATTGCGGGCGGAACTCAGGCCAGGCCACTTTTCATAGGATTACGTGTCGACTCACCCAGAATGCTCACGTACGCGACTACTGTGTGGCGTTCAACCCCCGACTCCCGcgaacaataataataatgataggGTTACTTTTTCTTGCCAGTTGTAGGAGGTCCGCTTAATAAATCGAGCAGTAGCTTGCTACCTCTttcgtaaaaaataataataataataataataataataacacacACAAATCCCAACCACGATTAAGATTCTTCTAttagaagagaaacagtgtccAAAGTATGCAAGCATGTCTACCAAAATTTCTTCTTTCAAAAACTGggatgaaaaaaagaaaagaaaagaatatatctACATTCTTTctcgtttgtttttttttttttctttttcacttttctcttctGCAACTGCAGTATGGTGAAGCTCGGGCTTCACCGGTGCTTCATCATGAATCAACATGGTGGTTTCGCTCCGCCTTATCCTCTTCCAATGCATCGAAGCATGCCTCCAAAGTAACCTTACCATTACCAAAACAATTATCATAAGAGCACTGTTATATACAAAATCCACTTTTTTGAATGTACATCTTaaagtattattatttaaaggtcAAAATTTTTTACACTAGTTTTATAATCTtatcttttaatattaaaaatctaaaatagaggATGTAAAAACATGTTGCATGATTGACACTAGACGCACTCTTATTACAATATGAACTATATATATCATCACCAAACTTTAAAACcgatatagaaaataaaaaagatatacaTATTACGTATAAGTATGAAATGATATCGCCGGCCCGTACTTTATCCAGGAAGATGCAGGCGCGTACGGCGGAGCGGAAGGCGGCGAACTGAGCAGGGAAGAGATCGGATGCGGCGGACAGCTTGTACCCCGTCACCCTCGTCCCTACACCTACAGGGATCAATCACTTCTTTTCccaacaaaatcaaaaaaaagaaaagaaaagaaaacaatggAAGAGACCGGCCCCATGCATCAACCGGCCAATTacgtgcgcgcgcgcgtgtgtatGTGTACGATATGCATGCATTAATTTGTTTGTtgccgtgcgtgcgtgcgtgcgtgcggtATACCTCTCTGGGCGCGGGCGAAGATGGCGATGGCTCGTTTCCTAACGACGGAGTGGAAATGGGAGGTGGGGGCGgagttggaggcgaggaagtaGCGGAGGAATGCGAAGGGGGTGATGGACCGCG
This window of the Ananas comosus cultivar F153 linkage group 19, ASM154086v1, whole genome shotgun sequence genome carries:
- the LOC109724692 gene encoding ubiquitin carboxyl-terminal hydrolase 14 isoform X1 encodes the protein MTSPMELLRSHLSKVRIPEPTNRIYKQECCISFDSPRSEGGLFVDLFTFLAFGKEYVGWNYEKTGNPVYLHIQQRRKPVPEDRPLKKPTLLAIGVEGGFDNQEPEYEETYSIVILPDFVSLPFPSVELPEKVRLAVDAILLAEGAERREQLASWTAGKKKVSAYAMTLQQIDNGVIVPPSGWKCSKCNKTDNLWLNLTDGMILCGRRNWDGSGGNDHAIEHYKETNYPLAVKLGTITADLEAADVFSYPEDDSVEDPLLAQHLSHFGIDFSSMQKTEMTTAERELDQNTNFDWNRIQESGQEVEPLFGPGYTGLINLGNSCYMASVMQVMFTTHSFISRYYEKQSLKAAFAMAPADPTLELNTQLTKLGHGLLSGRYSQPAKETDEVGNSKATISSTNQEGIPPRMFKAVVAANHPEFLSMRQQDALEFFLHLLDQVERANAGKPELDPSRSFKFIIEERLQCPSGKVAYNRRSDYILSLNIPLHAATNKEQLETFQKMKAEMNLESKEIASDEIVRPRVPLEACLANFSAPEEVFDFYSTALNAKTTAIKTAALTTFPDYLVLHMRKFVMEEGWVPKKLDVYIDVPDIIDISHMRSKGLQPGEELLPETVSGGENAESTHVTADEDIVSKLASMGFNYFHCQKAAIKTSNAGVEEAMTWLLSHMDDPDIDDPISNDSRASEAVVVDEASVETLISFGFQEDLARKALKASGGNIEKATDWIFSHPEASSSMDTDTASSTAQSADVPGLPDGSGRYKLMGLVSHIGTSTQCGHYVAHIYKDGRWVIFNDSKVGASVKPPKDMGYLYFFERINS
- the LOC109724692 gene encoding ubiquitin carboxyl-terminal hydrolase 14 isoform X2, whose translation is MTSPMELLRSHLSKVRIPEPTNRIYKQECCISFDSPRSEGGLFVDLFTFLAFGKEYVGWNYEKTGNPVYLHIQQRRKPVPEDRPLKKPTLLAIGVEGGFDNQEPEYEETYSIVILPDFVSLPFPSVELPEKVRLAVDAILLAEGAERREQLASWTAGKKKVSAYAMTLQQIDNGVIVPPSGWKCSKCNKTDNLWLNLTDGMILCGRRNWDGSGGNDHAIEHYKETNYPLAVKLGTITADLEAADVFSYPEDDSVEDPLLAQHLSHFGIDFSSMQKTEMTTAERELDQNTNFDWNRIQESGQEVEPLFGPGYTGLINLGNSCYMASVMQVMFTTHSFISRYYEKQSLKAAFAMAPADPTLELNTQLTKLGHGLLSGRYSQPAKETDEVGNSKATISSTNQEGIPPRMFKAVVAANHPEFLSMRQQDALEFFLHLLDQVERANAGKPELDPSRSFKFIIEERLQCPSGKVAYNRRSDYILSLNIPLHAATNKEQLETFQKMKAEMNLESKEIASDEIVRPRVPLEACLANFSAPEEVFDFYSTALNAKTTAIKTAALTTFPDYLVLHMRKFVMEEGWVPKKLDVYIDVPDIIDISHMRSKGLQPGEELLPETDIDDPISNDSRASEAVVVDEASVETLISFGFQEDLARKALKASGGNIEKATDWIFSHPEASSSMDTDTASSTAQSADVPGLPDGSGRYKLMGLVSHIGTSTQCGHYVAHIYKDGRWVIFNDSKVGASVKPPKDMGYLYFFERINS